Below is a genomic region from Demequina sp. NBRC 110054.
ACGATGAACAGCGAGTAGTCGATGCCGACCGCAAGGCCCAGCATGACGCCGAGGATCGGCGTGACGGAGGACATCTCGACGACGTCCGAGAACGCCATCGCCGTCGCGACGCCCACGCCGACTCCGATCACCGAGGTGACGATCGGGAGGAGCGCGGGGATGAGGGTCCTCATCATGACGATGAGGACGACCAGCGCGAGCAGCACGCCGACGATCTCGCCGACGCCGATGATGCCCTCGACGCTCGTGGCGATGTCGGCGGAGAAGTACGAGTTCAGGCCCTCGGGGGTCGCCTCGGTGATCGCGTCCATGACCGAGTCCTTGTCGGCCTGCTCGAGCGTGAACGCGGTCTCGCTGAACTGGACGATGCCGAGCGCGGTCGTGCCGTCGTCGGAGACCGTGCGGATCTCCGCGGCCGCGGCGGCGAGGCGCTTGCCGAGCTCGAGCTGCTCCGCTGCCGCGTCGAGCTGGGCCTGGCCCTCGTCGAGCTGGGCCTGGCCGTCGTCGAGCTGCGCCTGACCCGCGTCGAGCTGGGCCTGGCCCTCCTCGAGCTGGGTGCGCGCCGCGTCGATCTGCTGCTGGCCGGCGTCGATCTGCGCCTGCTGCTCCGCGAAGGTCGCCTCGGCGTACGCGTACGTGCCGTCCTCCTTCGCGGCCTCGATGGCGGCGTCGAGCTGCTCCTGTCCTGCGTCGAGCTCCGACTGCTGCGACTCGAGCTCGGCGAGGCCGGCGTCGATCTGCGCCTGCTGCGCGTCGATCTCGTCCTGGCTCGCGTCGATCTCCGCCTGGTTCGCGTCGATCTCCGCCTGGTTGGCCTCGATCTCGGCGGCGCCGTCCTCGAGCTGCTGGAGCTGAGCCTCGAGCTCGGCCTGGGTCGCGAACGGGTCGACGACCGCCTCGACGGACGCGGTGTCGAGCGCGGTCTCGAGGGCTGCGGCGATCTGTGCCTGCTGCTCCTCGGTGATCTCCGAGCCGTCCGCGGTCTGGAAGACGACGCGGGCGCTGAGCCCATCGAGCCCGTCGATCTCCTCGGACATGCGGTCCGTGACCTTCTCGGTCTCGGTGCCCGGGATGCTGAACGACTGGGTGAGCGTGCCGCCGAACGCGAGGAACGCGCCTCCGGCGACGAGCAGCGTGAGGATCCACGCGGTGATCACCACGAATGGGTGCCTCGAGGACGAGTGTCCGAGGCGATAGAGCAGATTGGCCACGTCAGAGCCTTTCCAAGGTATGGGGGTGGGGAGATGGCGACGATGCCTGCACTCACTGTAACCCGATTCTGAGAGATACCCAACAAATGTTGGATATCTCTCGCTTCCGGCTGAGAAACCTGGCACCATGCGTCTATGGATGCCCGTGTGCTGAGGACCCGCGCGCGCCTTCAGGAGGCGTTGCTCGCACTCGCGCGCGAGAAGCCCGCGTCCGAGGTCAGCGTCAGCGACGTGGCCGAGCGGGCAGGCGTCAACCGCAGCACCTTCTATCAGCACTACACGGATACCGACACGCTGCTCGCGGATGCCCTGGACGCTGCGGCGACCAAGGCCGGAGCCCAGCTCGCGCACGTCGAGCTCGATCCCGCGGTGCCACCCGCGCTGCTCATTGACTTCCTCTCGCACATCGCCGACAACCCCGACATCTATCGCCAGGCCCTCACCGGCACGGCGAGCGGGGCCGTGATCG
It encodes:
- a CDS encoding TetR/AcrR family transcriptional regulator, with protein sequence MDARVLRTRARLQEALLALAREKPASEVSVSDVAERAGVNRSTFYQHYTDTDTLLADALDAAATKAGAQLAHVELDPAVPPALLIDFLSHIADNPDIYRQALTGTASGAVIVRLRARVADMIRQDAPERVMVPDPEHDGVPLEVLSAGVAGTVLGVITAWLDRDPLESPEVAAGWAWAALFGPGRALPDRNAGETPAG